The Gracilimonas sp. genome includes a region encoding these proteins:
- a CDS encoding GIY-YIG nuclease family protein, producing MHQTYIIYSENRDRYYVGSTSVGVAQRVERHNVGWSRSTKSGIPWVIKYVETFASKSEALAKERHIKKQKSRSYIEALIDSDSNEWNEE from the coding sequence ATGCACCAGACTTATATCATATATAGTGAAAACAGGGACCGGTACTACGTCGGGTCGACTTCAGTTGGGGTCGCCCAAAGAGTAGAGCGCCACAATGTCGGCTGGTCACGATCCACTAAATCGGGGATTCCGTGGGTGATTAAATATGTGGAGACTTTTGCGAGTAAATCAGAAGCCTTAGCAAAGGAACGGCATATCAAGAAACAGAAAAGTCGAAGTTATATTGAAGCGTTGATCGATTCAGATTCAAACGAGTGGAATGAAGAATAA
- a CDS encoding OsmC family protein has protein sequence MPTKRAEAVWNGNLKSGNGTMKVGSGSYEGAYSFATRFEDKSGSNPEELIGAAHAGCFSMALSNELDKAGFTPNSVQTNAEVTIDPGAGAITTIKLTSKGNVPNIDNDKFQEIAEAAKKGCPVSKALSGVTIELDATLEN, from the coding sequence ATGCCAACAAAAAGAGCAGAAGCAGTTTGGAATGGAAATTTGAAATCCGGAAACGGTACAATGAAAGTAGGGAGTGGCTCCTATGAAGGTGCATACAGTTTCGCTACCCGTTTTGAAGATAAATCAGGTTCTAACCCGGAAGAATTAATTGGGGCCGCTCATGCAGGATGCTTTTCGATGGCATTGTCAAATGAGCTGGATAAAGCTGGTTTCACACCAAATTCTGTACAGACAAATGCAGAAGTAACGATTGATCCTGGTGCCGGCGCTATTACCACTATCAAATTGACATCAAAGGGTAATGTGCCCAATATAGATAACGATAAATTTCAGGAAATTGCTGAGGCAGCGAAGAAAGGCTGCCCCGTATCTAAAGCACTCAGTGGTGTAACTATCGAACTGGATGCCACGCTTGAAAACTAA
- a CDS encoding tetratricopeptide repeat protein yields MLSKVYLLFTFSFIIAALQPVYALQDANISSESDSTRVLRWLTEAESDLEQGNLSEARRKTRRADSLSDELQFQKGKALSSLRYADILINEQRQDSAIVVLNEAIKKYPDSNLRVNFNNLLAVAYSYKGEDAKAIETYEEGLKYVSRLDSAKIDRTNAGIRQNMANAYLDLGQTTRAFEYYLDAVRFAEMTRDTTFWATTLNNIGNAYNSEENYERAAFYLEKAMTLSEQKNLIPELYRTTLNLANTRNGQERLKEALDLYNEALELNNQIRPDSPPVIVLYNLGRLNGKLGNYEQAEAQFRESLAYSQQLGIIQGEYYNNFGLGNLYREMERYEEAIQYFENAKDIAERLGATPFMQDIREKLYETNREANRFEEALLYLELYKELSDSLTSIEKEQALAELENQLELDRQNEVNRLLQDKQAQQERQLQVQYIFIVVGSLVIALIVVLLFMMRKSAREREEINTVLEAQKEELIEASKAKDKLFAIIAHDLRTPMSSMQGILHLLKGNVISNEELTQLIPELEMSIQKNVHVMEDLLAWAKDQLSGVKMEISAINIHNVVDEIVSSHTFIANKKGVEVHHHISEDEHVLADQNALQLVVRNVVSNSIKFTGKGDEIEIKAEPDSQNVKIIIRDTGIGITKEAAGKVFSKESWTREGTNKEKGTGFGLSLSKEFVERMNGKIWFESTEGEGSTFYIELPKASSN; encoded by the coding sequence ATGCTTTCAAAAGTTTATCTATTATTCACTTTTTCCTTCATAATTGCAGCGCTTCAACCTGTTTACGCTCTTCAAGATGCGAATATTAGCAGTGAAAGTGACAGCACTCGTGTGCTCCGGTGGCTTACTGAGGCAGAGTCAGATCTTGAGCAAGGTAATTTATCGGAAGCTCGCAGAAAGACCCGGCGAGCGGATAGCCTGTCTGATGAATTACAGTTCCAAAAAGGGAAAGCACTATCCAGCCTCCGTTACGCTGATATCCTGATTAATGAACAACGACAAGATTCGGCTATCGTTGTTTTAAATGAGGCCATCAAAAAATATCCCGACAGCAATTTAAGAGTGAATTTCAACAACCTGCTTGCGGTTGCCTATTCGTACAAGGGGGAAGATGCGAAAGCCATCGAAACTTATGAAGAAGGCCTTAAGTATGTATCTCGGTTAGATAGTGCAAAAATTGACCGAACCAATGCGGGTATTCGCCAAAATATGGCAAATGCTTATCTCGATTTGGGGCAAACTACCCGGGCGTTTGAGTACTACCTTGATGCAGTTCGCTTTGCTGAAATGACCCGTGACACAACTTTCTGGGCCACAACACTCAATAACATCGGTAATGCCTATAATTCTGAAGAGAATTATGAGCGAGCAGCGTTCTATCTTGAAAAAGCGATGACTCTTTCTGAGCAGAAAAACCTTATACCTGAGCTGTACCGAACTACTCTGAATCTTGCAAATACCCGTAACGGACAGGAAAGGCTTAAGGAAGCTTTAGACTTATATAACGAGGCTCTGGAACTGAATAATCAAATCCGCCCGGATTCTCCTCCTGTAATTGTGCTGTATAATCTTGGTAGACTGAATGGGAAGTTGGGCAATTATGAGCAGGCAGAAGCTCAGTTTCGTGAATCACTTGCTTATTCTCAGCAGCTCGGCATCATACAGGGCGAATACTATAATAATTTCGGCCTTGGTAACTTATACAGAGAAATGGAGCGCTACGAAGAGGCCATTCAATACTTTGAAAATGCAAAAGATATAGCAGAAAGGCTGGGCGCCACACCATTTATGCAGGATATTCGGGAAAAACTCTATGAAACCAATCGGGAAGCAAACCGTTTCGAGGAGGCCCTTCTGTATTTGGAGTTGTACAAAGAATTGTCGGATAGCCTTACGAGTATCGAGAAAGAACAAGCACTCGCAGAACTTGAGAATCAACTTGAGCTGGATCGGCAAAATGAGGTAAACCGGTTATTGCAGGATAAACAGGCTCAGCAGGAGAGGCAATTACAGGTGCAATACATATTTATTGTTGTGGGTTCGCTGGTGATAGCTTTGATTGTGGTGCTGCTATTTATGATGCGTAAAAGTGCCCGCGAACGGGAAGAAATAAACACAGTGCTGGAAGCGCAAAAAGAGGAGCTTATAGAGGCTAGCAAGGCAAAAGACAAGTTATTTGCCATTATAGCTCATGACCTGCGCACACCTATGAGTTCCATGCAGGGCATTCTCCACCTTCTTAAAGGCAATGTGATTTCAAATGAGGAACTTACTCAGCTGATTCCCGAGCTTGAGATGTCCATTCAAAAGAATGTGCATGTAATGGAAGACCTGCTTGCATGGGCCAAAGATCAGCTATCAGGGGTGAAAATGGAAATCAGTGCTATCAACATCCATAATGTTGTGGATGAGATTGTGTCGAGCCATACTTTTATAGCGAACAAAAAGGGGGTGGAGGTACATCACCATATTTCGGAAGACGAGCATGTATTGGCTGATCAGAATGCCCTGCAATTGGTCGTTCGCAATGTAGTCTCCAATAGTATAAAATTTACAGGCAAAGGTGATGAAATAGAGATTAAGGCTGAGCCTGATTCCCAGAATGTGAAGATTATTATCAGAGATACCGGCATCGGAATAACCAAGGAGGCAGCTGGTAAAGTATTTTCAAAAGAATCATGGACAAGAGAAGGTACCAATAAAGAAAAGGGCACCGGTTTTGGGTTGAGCCTTTCTAAGGAATTTGTAGAGCGTATGAACGGGAAAATCTGGTTTGAAAGCACAGAAGGCGAAGGGTCTACCTTTTACATTGAATTGCCTAAAGCTTCATCAAACTAA